The window CTTATGTAATGGAAACTGATTATAGATTGCACGAGGAATAATGAGATCCACGTGTACCAGTTAAATCATATGGGCATCCCAAAATTAACTTTACACgttacattacattatgtaacatcTAAATGAACTGTTAGTTGCCTCACCAAGACATGGGATCCATTCAGCTTCATAGGGCGTGGTGAGATCAACGGCGACAACATGAAGATCATGATCACAAACCCCACAAACACGGGCAGGGCAATCATCACTGCACCCGACTCGATTGGGAAAAACTGCATGGTTGCATAAAAGCAAGTCATTCACAAGTAAAACCTCTAAAGTATAACAGCTGTACTATGCAGTTGTGTGTATTTTCTTGAGTGCGAAGGATAGGTGAATGTTCTCTCGGTGAACAGATGCCCGTACTGATCCTGTCTACTGCCTGATTATTTTCAGTCCCTGTACCAGATCTTGCTTCAAATGTTTAGACAAATTTTCACTACAGCATGTATGATATAGAATTTACAATTTTTGCATCAATGATGGGTACCAAAAGCCGCTACTCTGTTTAGAATGGTACTATAAGTTTATAACaaacaggcatttttttttttgaacaCCTAAAACATATTGAGGTCAAAGTTTACAGAAGAACGATTGAatgaaaccaaggaggtcatcATGTGCAGACGTGACTTTCACTTTGCTATCAGAGAAGCAAACTAGGGCATTTGTAACGTGGTGAGATTAGTATTAAGTCCTCCGAGTGACGAGTGACATATGTTATGGCATCAACAATGATAAGAACTTCCGCAAGTTTACGCACGTTGAATTTGACTCGTGTTTTCTGTACCACTGCCTGTGCACGTGCACCAACGATGTGGAGTATCACCAAAAACCAAGCCTCCGTCACATTTACGTGGCTTTTTGGTAAACTTGGCCGCTTTTCAGTGATGAGAAGACCATCAAAACCGCCCCATGACTTTGTGGTACCTGTAGGTAATCCAATTTTGCGTGGGCAGGCCTTAGCCGTTGATAACAGGAATATCAAAAGTAAAGAAACGCAGGAAGTGCTGGACCAGTTAGTCAAGGtgatgagaaaaaaaggagCCGTTGGACTGAGTGCGCCACAGGTAGGCGTTGGACTACAGATAATAGCAGTGGAGTGCACCAGGAAACAGTTGGACCTCGTGCCTCAGGAAATCAGGAAAATTCGAGAAATGCAAGAGTTCCCACTGAAGATCTTCATAAACCCCAAACTGAAGGTGACCGACTACTCAACTGTAGTGTTCCCAGAGGGTTGTGAAAGTCTGCCAGGATATCAGGCCAATGTGCCCAGGTACTACGGTGTAACTATCACAGGTCAGTAATGCAGTGCTTTCAAATGCTGCAAGCTTCAAAGTAATGATTTCATATTTCCTTTTAATTAATTTTCTGCTCTAGATTTTTTTGATGTTGCTGAGAAAAAcatgatttatttttcttttgtccaGGCCTTGACCGAGAGGGGAAGCCTGTTGCATGGCAAGTGACAGGCTGGCCAGCCCGAATTCTGCAACACGAAGTAGAGCATCTACGGGGAGACCTGTATATCGACATCATGGACTCGAGGACATTCATTGACAGTAGTTGGGAAAGGAAAAATTTTTGATTCTGGGGCAAAAGTTGTCAAGAGTTTGGGCATTTAATTCAATTTAAAAGCAGATGCAAGGCTAGATCTTCtatttaaaatgttttctttgtaaagctgattctctgattggctgacagctggctAGGGGGCACACCCCCAGAAGATATACAAAGTTGTTCTGGCAATGAGTTGAGTGCATATATGAATAAAATCTTTGCTCAATGTCATGTTGTCATATGTCTTTATGAATTAATTGAAGGCAAGGCTGCTGGTATAGTGTGAGCTTTTTTGAGCATCACCTGCTAATGGTCATAAATAGTTTGTTTACTGTTATTATCTTCTTCTGTAGATTAGTTCAAGTGAAATGATTTTACTATAATTAAACTTTTAAAGGGAGATAGGACCTGCTAATGTACATTGGTACATCACGGAGGCTATAACCTTGCTTTGATCAagtccaatgtcaaagaagatgaGAATGAACAAAGAAGATGTGAATGAACAAAAGTAAACAACATAACACATCACATTCTAACATTAACCTTACAGTTTCAAAGTCCATGTAATTACTTGTGTGTGTAATTGCTTGTGTGTGGAATAATATATTGCACGATGTCTCTTTATTACTTTCCTGTGGTATATGTATTAGtttgatcaaggacgttatatcacatatctgatataacgtccttggtttgataTCACAACGACAAAAAGAGACCCCTAGATTTTCCAAATGGTATAGTCTAATGAGGGGGTTTGCATTTCCGGGGTACAGGTCAGCTGTACTTCCGCTTGCGTGTCCTCTTCCGCTTTGGACGCCATCTTGCGCGAACGCACCTGAAAAGTGCAACGTTACAATCCGTTGCCATCGGCCTTTAAATAGGTCGGTGTTCACCAATCTACAAGGATGGCATTTCTACCGAAACTACTTTTGCTGTTTTTGATCGCTTTGCCGACATCGGTGTTCGTTGCAGGTATTTTTTTCGCTCGTATTTTCAGGTGGTTGGGTGGGTAAGAAAGCAAGTTGAACAGGTACAAAGTCCCTTTACATGCACCAGTAAGGTGCACTTTTGTCAAGAATTACTGGGTCTTTAAAGTATACGCACGCATTCATAAGTATTCAGCGCTTCTGAGAAGTTTTTGCACTGGGTAACTTTTAGCTACGGACAAAATTGCTTGAAAGATATGacgtgttctcatatgtttacAGCGATCAGCTGTTCCAACATTTGTTGGATCCAAGTTTTCACGGGCATACTTGCCTCATAGACAACATAATTTTGCCTGTAACATATGGTTTCAGAAAGTCATTCAGGAATGGAATTGAAAACTGTTTACTAGCCTGGGGACAACTTTACAACCTTACTCAGCACTTTGTCATCATTAGCCAATCATGCCCGTTAGTGATGGAGGCCGCCCCAACGCTTCGCTTGTTGCCACGTAGCAAGTTTTGCTCCTCGTCAGTTCAGCACAGGACTTAAGTATTCACACCAAGTCACACTTCTTGAATCCTTACAATAGCATGTGGAGCTTCTTACATGATTGTAGCTTGTCTTGACAGGGATTaccttttgttttctgtttcaatGACTAGATTAAtcaataaactttatttgtaGTGTGTAACCCTGGCATATTTAGCCTTTTCCTAGAGGACCTCTTGGGCCCAGTGGGGGGGTCAAGGCTGTGGAATTTTGTTGTTGGTCCAGGGCAGTGGCATTGGCCACTTACTTGTCTAATGGTCTCTCCCTCCACTCCCTGTCTCCAAACTACAATTGAAAGCAACATTTTTCTTATCATGTTCAGATGGCCCAGGCGTTGCTATGGCGCAGGAGCAGGCTGAGGATGTTGTAGAGGGTGAGGATGAGGAGGATGAGGATGAGGCTGAAGTGGAAACGGAATCTGACGAGGACACAGGAGGGACTGAAACAGCTGCAGCTGAAACAGTATGTACTTGTCAACAACACTGAAGTATCTCATTTTCACTTGTCAAGTTCTATTTGCGATGAGGTTGTTTGTAGAGTTGCACCTCAAAAAAGGaagatgatgaatgaatgaattggtACTCGTTAATCTTACTTACTCCATACTCCTTTAATCCAACAAATTATTTGGctctacatactagtagtagttgcTCACATTCAGGTAGTGGCTCTTTTAACAAGATAGATTTTGTGTAacctacaaattacaatatgCATGAgatacagggttctccccagaattttttagtgtagtggaggggctggcaaaaataacccgaaccaacgAGATACTCTTTCATAAAAATGGGCTCATTTTGCAAttacagagggtgtcaaatactacaagtataatatgtTATAGTGAGtcttttgttgtgaagtggcaaaaggactattgttttgatcattgcccaatcacaagtttttgcagacaatgccaactggaaaagtgatgccacttggcacaaaaatctgtcaatcttcattaattttagcaaaactaaccaagaaacacactaaatttcaaaagttatatagtggagctgggccaggagtatagtggagggcctccgttgttccatcctctggggTAGGGAATAATAAGAGCAAGGAAGCAGCACTAAAAAGGAAAAAGCAGGAATAGTGAAACATCACATTGGTGTCACAAATAGAACAAATGACTGTTtcaggaagaagaagaggaggaggaagaggaagaagagccACTGAAGGCCTCCCCTGATGCTGACACCACTGTGCTGTTCACCACTACAAACACCATGCTGGACCAGCGTAAGTTCACTGTTATTAACAGCATGATAAATGCCATTTTTCTAGTGAACTTAACACTGTAAGGTGAGGCGTTGTTTGTGAAATAATCAGTTTTACATCTGAACTGAGAGAATTGGTTGTTGTTTCTCAGTGTCCTTTTATGAGTATCCTCCTATGTAGATGGAAGACAATTGCTGTATTCCACAGAGTTGACAAGGGAGTTAAACACGTAATATAAATGAAATCCTTGAACAGTTATATACTTTTTATCTCATTGCTGCTGCTCTTCCTTTTTTTGTAGAAAGCAAACAATATTTCGTGCTAATGAACAACGTAATTTTCTCTCCCCAGAGATCCCAGCAACTAAGCTGGTGCGTGTTCTGGTTGGCTTCACCAACAAAGGTGACAAGGACTTTGTTGTGGAGAGCATGGAGGGAGCTTTCCGTTACCCACAGGACTACAGCTTCTACATCCAGAATGTATGTAATGTACAAATCACTTATCCATATTGCCTCTcgtctgttttttaaaacatcctTTATTCAGGATAGAGCAGTCCAAACGCAGGTAGTctaatgaatgaaatgaaaaatgaatgaaatgattaTTAACATGGGGAGAAAAAGCGTAAAACCTGAGGTCCCTTGAGGTTTACTAGATACATGCAACATTAGTACTGTAGCAGATGTAGTAGATCATGTAACATTATTAGGTATTCTGTTCAAACATGTCTTGTGTGGCTACTCACTTTGTATTCTCTTCTGGTTGAGCTGCTTACAATGACTTTTATTAGATATACATCCCTCATTGAGTTTGATTATGCAGTATACCTACATGGAATATTGCATTTTGTTCTAGTTACCAAACCAGCTGAATAACATACagtgttgatgttgtttttcatCAGTTCACCACCTTCACGTTCAACACCGTGGTCCAGCCCAACActcaggcttccttcgagtaccTGTTCACTGCTGCCGAGCCATTCGCAGGCCGCCCCTTCGGTCTGACCATTGCCCTCAACTACAAGGATGCTGTAAGTGTGTTTTGTGAATGGTCACAGCACTTTTAATGATCCCAAGAAAGAATGTACCATTCTACCAGTCTTTTCAGACTGCAAAGTCAGAAGCATACATATTACTTAtgtattacattacattacattacatattacatataaGGTTTACTAACTGCTGTGGTTTATATAGGATGGAAATCCCTTCCTTGATGCTGTCTTCAACGAGACCATCAGTGTCGTGGAGCTGGATGAGGGCTTGGATGGAGAAATGTGAGTCTCCTCTTTGTTTTCTCGGGAGGGGGGAAAGAGTAGATGAAACATGTTGAAAATGGCCACGTTTGAAAAGTTGTCTCTGATAAAGTGATTTAAGTTCAGTGGCTAAattacttttcataatttttactcactcactctacagtgagtgagtgagtgagtgagtgagtgagtgagtgagtgagtgagtgagtgagtgagtgagtgagtgagtgagtgagtgagtgagtgagtgagtgagtgagtgagtgagtgagtgagtgagtgagtgagtgaaaatgTATGCAGCTTTTTACTTGATGAGAAATGTGAGCATTTACATCTTGACCCTTTGCTGTTCACAGGTTTTTCCTGTACATATTCTTGGCAGCTGCAGTGGTGCTACTCATCATTGGTGGGCAACAGTTAATGGCATCCATGGGTGTAAGTTCTCATTACAGCTTTTATAAATACAGTAAATaaatttaagtttgtggggattaaAGTGTGCAGTACTGGGTAAGGATtggagaaaatggagttttcctggtggttttgagttcatgaTCGAGCCATAGTCACATGCTGTACAGTAATGCAAACTCTGGCACAACAGACAGGTAGTTGGAAACCACCTACTATCGACAGCAAACATCTACATTCTCAGATGGGCTGAACAGTcacatttctgtatttatagTTATTACTTTACCTGTGACTAAAGTAAGACCTTTATTGAGATGAGCTGTCATTTTACTGATTCTTGTAACCTCTTCATTGGTCAGGGGTGGAGGCCCAACAAGCCTCTGAGAGTGAGATTATGTAACACAGGCTAGTCAAAAGATTAATGATGGTCAGAATTCTGCTATCTTTGCCCAGGGTCATAACTGTACTTGAGTAGAGTATCCAGTTTATTGTCATTTCATATGTgcttgaggaggtgcctcgaccacgtaaatcagcctcattacccaaatattgggttcctactggctgcaaatataccagatattatgatattatcatatatacAGATGTACTGATGAGTGTGTCTTTGTCTTTGTACAGAAGAAACGCCCAGCCAAGAAGCAGGTTGTTGAGCAGGGTACTCAGAA of the Branchiostoma floridae strain S238N-H82 unplaced genomic scaffold, Bfl_VNyyK Sc7u5tJ_477, whole genome shotgun sequence genome contains:
- the LOC118408874 gene encoding peptide deformylase, mitochondrial-like; the encoded protein is MASTMIRTSASLRTLNLTRVFCTTACARAPTMWSITKNQASVTFTWLFGKLGRFSVMRRPSKPPHDFVVPVGNPILRGQALAVDNRNIKSKETQEVLDQLVKVMRKKGAVGLSAPQVGVGLQIIAVECTRKQLDLVPQEIRKIREMQEFPLKIFINPKLKVTDYSTVVFPEGCESLPGYQANVPRYYGVTITGLDREGKPVAWQVTGWPARILQHEVEHLRGDLYIDIMDSRTFIDSSWERKNF
- the LOC118408870 gene encoding translocon-associated protein subunit alpha-like codes for the protein MAFLPKLLLLFLIALPTSVFVADGPGVAMAQEQAEDVVEGEDEEDEDEAEVETESDEDTGGTETAAAETEEEEEEEEEEEPLKASPDADTTVLFTTTNTMLDQQIPATKLVRVLVGFTNKGDKDFVVESMEGAFRYPQDYSFYIQNFTTFTFNTVVQPNTQASFEYLFTAAEPFAGRPFGLTIALNYKDADGNPFLDAVFNETISVVELDEGLDGEMFFLYIFLAAAVVLLIIGGQQLMASMGKKRPAKKQVVEQGTQNQSDVDFDWIPKETVDQMNKTSPRRSPRRRTKRATGSDEK